A genomic stretch from Microtus pennsylvanicus isolate mMicPen1 chromosome 11, mMicPen1.hap1, whole genome shotgun sequence includes:
- the Fmnl1 gene encoding formin-like protein 1 isoform X4: protein MGNAAGSAEQPAGPTASPPKQPAAPKQPMPAAGELEERFTRVLNCMNLPPDKVQLLSQYDNEKKWELICDQERFQVKNPPAAYIQKLKSYLDTGGVSRKVAADWMSNLGFKRRVQESTQVLRELETSLRTNHIGWVQEFLNEENRGLDVLLEYLAFAQCSVTYDMENTDTVASTAEKSKPLDQSVEDLTKAPPPSVPKNRLTIKCPPSPRLTTAHSRKALRNSRIVSQKDDVHVCIMCLRAIMNYQSGFSLVMNHPACVNEIALSLNNKNPRTKALVLELLAAVCLVRGGHDIILAAFDNFKEVCGEQYRFEKLMEYFRNEDSNIDFLVACMQFINIVVHSVENMNFRVFLQYEFTHLGLDLYLERLRLTESDKLQVQIQAYLDNVFDVGTLLEDTETKNAVLEHMEELQEQVATLTERLRDAENDSMAKIAELEKQLSQARKELETLRERFSESTPMGTARRIPEPEKVPAPTMVRRPSALELKVEELEEKGLIRILRGPGDVVSIEILPGAVATPSGDNAPTPGVPADSPSPESVPGAASASPPPPPPPLPNLQSQQEALPSAPPPAPPLPGCAEPPPAPPLPGDLPPPPPPPPLSTDGPVPPPPPPPPGGPPDTLGGQDPEIGPGVKAKKPIQTKFRMPLLNWVALKPNQITGTVFTELNDEKVLQELDMNDFEEQFKTRSQGPSLDLSTLKGKAAHKAPTKATLIEANRAKNLAITLRKGNLGADRICQAIETYDLQTLSLDFLELLTRFLPTEYERSLIAKFEKEQRPMEELSEEDRFMLRFSRIQRLPERMNTLTFLGNFPDTAQLLMPQLNAIIAASMSIKSSDKLRQILEIVLAFGNYMNSSKRGAAYGFRLQSLDALLEMKSTDRKQTLLHYLVKVIAEKYPQLTGFHSDLHFLDKAGSVSLDSVLGDVRSLQRGLELTQREFVRQDDCLVLKEFLRTNSPTMDKLLADSKTAQEAYESVVEYFGENPKTTSPSMFFSLFSRFTKAYKKAEQEVEQWKKEAAADTSGREEPPAPKSPPKARRQQMDLISELKRKQQKEPLIYESDRDGAIEDIITVLKTVPFTARTGKRTSRLLCEASLGEEMPL from the exons GAGCGGTTTCAAGTCAAGAATCCCCCCGCAGCTTACATTCAGAAGCTGAAGAGCTACCTGGATACTGGTGGGGTCAGCCGAAAGGTAGCAGCTGATTGGATGTCCAATCTGGGG TTTAAGAGGCGAGTTCAGGAGTCTACACAGGTGCTGCGGGAGCTGGAGACGTCCCTGAGGACAAACCACATTGG GTGGGTGCAGGAGTTCCTCAATGAAGAGAACCGTGGTCTGGATGTCCTGCTTGAGTATCTGGCCTTCGCCCAATGCTCTGTCAC GTACGACATGGAGAACACAGACACTGTGGCCTCTACCGCAGAGAAGAGCAAGCCTCTGGACCAGTCCGTCGAAGACCTCACTAAGGCACCACCCCCATCTGTGCCCAAAAATCGCCTGACCATCAA GTGCCCCCCTTCTCCCCG GCTGACGACGGCCCACAGTAGGAAGGCCCTGAGGAATTCCCGAATTGTCAGCCAGAAGGATGATGTCCACGTGTGCATTATGTGTCTGAGAGCCATCATGAACTATCAG TCCGGCTTCAGCCTTGTTATGAACCACCCAGCCTGTGTCAATGAGATCGCTCTAAGCCTTAACAACAAGAACCCCAG AACCAAGGCTctggtgctggagctgctggCAGCCGTGTGCCTGGTGCGGGGAGGACACGACATCATTCTTGCAGCCTTTGACAACTTCAAGGAG GTGTGCGGAGAACAGTACCGCTTCGAGAAGCTGATGGAATATTTCCGAAATGAAGACAGCAACATTGACTTTCTG GTGGCTTGCATGCAGTTCATCAACATCGTGGTCCACTCAGTGGAGAACATGAACTTCCGTGTCTTCTTGCAATATGAATTCACTCACCTGGGTCTGGACCTGTACTTGGAG AGGCTCCGGCTCACCGAGAGTGACAAGCTGCAGGTGCAGATCCAGGCGTACCTGGATAACGTTTTCGATGTGGGCACACTGCTGGAGGACACAGAGACCAAGAACGCAGTCCTGGAGCACATGGAGGAGCTGCAGGAGCAGGTGGCAACG CTGACAGAGCGGCTTCGGGACGCAGAGAACGACTCCATGGCCAAGATCGCTGAACTGGAGAAGCAGCTAAGCCAGGCCCGCAAGGAATTGGAGACCCTGAGG GAGCGTTTCAGCGAATCGACCCCCATGGGCACTGCCAGACGTATCCCTGAGCCTGAGAAAGTGCCTGCCCCTACTATGGTGCGACGACCCTCAGCTCTAGAACTGAAAGTGGAGGAGCTTGAGGAAAAGGGGTTAATTCGAATCCTGAGGGGGCCCGGGGATGTCGTCTCCATCGAGATCCTCCCAGGAGCGGTGGCGACACCAAGCGGTGACAATGCACCAACTCCGGGGGTACCCGCTGACTCTCCTAGCCCAG AGTCAGTTCCCGGAGCAGCATCAGCAtcaccaccgccaccgccaccgccactaCCTAACCTCCAGTCCCAGCAGGAAGCGCTTCCCTCTGCACCCCCGCCGGCCCCGCCCCTCCCAGGCTGCGCAGAGCCTCCACCTGCACCACCGTTGCCTGGAGACCTgccgcccccaccccctccacccccacttaGTACTGATGGACCAgtgccacctccacccccaccacctccagGAGGCCCCCCTGATACCCTTGGAGGACAAGACCCAGAGATAGGCCCAG GGGTGAAGGCCAAGAAACCCATCCAGACCAAATTCCGGATGCCATTGCTAAACTGGGTGGCGCTGAAACCCAATCAGATCACAGGCACTGTCTTCACTGAGCTCAATGACGAGAAAGTGTTACAG GAGCTGGACATGAATGACTTCGAGGAGCAATTCAAGACCAGATCTCAAGGCCCCAGCCTGGACCTCAGCACCCTGAAGGGAAAAGCAGCCCACAAAGCTCCCACCAAGGCAACCCTCATTGAGGCCAACCGGGCCAAGAATTTGGCCATCACCCTACGCAAGGGCAACCTAGGGGCAGACAGAATCTGCCAGGCCATTGAGAC GTATGACCTACAGACTCTCAGcctggatttcctggagctgttGACCCGCTTCCTGCCCACGGAATACGAGCGTAGCCTTATAGCCAAGTTTGAGAAGGAACAGCGGCCGATGGAGGAGTTGTCAGAAGAGGATCGCTTCATGCTGCGCTTCAGCCGCATCCAGAGACTGCCAGAGCGCATGAACACGCTCACCTTCCTGGGCAACTTTCCAGACACGGCCCAGCTGCTCATGCCG CAACTGAACGCCATCATCGCAGCCTCAATGTCCATCAAGTCCTCTGACAAGCTGCGCCAGATCTTGGAG ATTGTCCTGGCTTTTGGCAACTACATGAACAGCAGTAAGCGGGGGGCAGCCTATGGTTTCCGACTTCAGAGTCTGGATGCG TTATTGGAGATGAAGTCGACGGACCGAAAACAGACATTGCTGCACTACTTGGTGAAGGTCATTGCTGAGAAGTACCCACAACTCACGGGCTTTCACAGCGACCTGCACTTCTTGGACAAGGCAGGCTCAG TGTCCTTGGACAGTGTCCTGGGGGACGTGCGCTCCCTGCAGCGAGGCCTGGAGTTGACACAGCGAGAGTTTGTGCGGCAGGATGACTGTCTGGTGCTCAAGGAGTTCCTGAGGACCAACTCCCCCACCATGGACAAGCTGCTAGCAGACAGCAAGACGGCTCAG GAGGCCTACGAGTCGGTAGTGGAGTACTTTGGAGAAAACCCCAAGACCACATCCCCTTCCatgtttttttccctcttcagCCGGTTCACCAAGGCCTATAAG AAAGCAGAGCAAGAGGTGgaacagtggaagaaagaagcagCTGCGGATACCTCAGGCAGGGAAGAGCCTCCAGCACCCAAG TCTCCGCCCAAGGCCAGGCGACAACAGATGGACCTCATCTCTGAGCTGAAACGGAAGCAGCAGAAAGAGCCACTCATCTACGAGAGTGACCGAGATGGGGCCATTGAAGACATCATCACAG TGCTCAAGACAGTGCCCTTCACCGCCCGCACCGGCAAGCGGACATCCCGGCtcctctgtgaggccagcctgggagaggAGATGCCCCTCTAG
- the Fmnl1 gene encoding formin-like protein 1 isoform X9, translated as MGNAAGSAEQPAGPTASPPKQPAAPKQPMPAAGELEERFTRVLNCMNLPPDKVQLLSQYDNEKKWELICDQERFQVKNPPAAYIQKLKSYLDTGGVSRKVAADWMSNLGFKRRVQESTQVLRELETSLRTNHIGWVQEFLNEENRGLDVLLEYLAFAQCSVTYDMENTDTVASTAEKSKPLDQSVEDLTKAPPPSVPKNRLTIKLTTAHSRKALRNSRIVSQKDDVHVCIMCLRAIMNYQSGFSLVMNHPACVNEIALSLNNKNPRTKALVLELLAAVCLVRGGHDIILAAFDNFKEVCGEQYRFEKLMEYFRNEDSNIDFLVACMQFINIVVHSVENMNFRVFLQYEFTHLGLDLYLERLRLTESDKLQVQIQAYLDNVFDVGTLLEDTETKNAVLEHMEELQEQVATLTERLRDAENDSMAKIAELEKQLSQARKELETLRERFSESTPMGTARRIPEPEKVPAPTMVRRPSALELKVEELEEKGLIRILRGPGDVVSIEILPGAVATPSGDNAPTPGVPADSPSPESVPGAASASPPPPPPPLPNLQSQQEALPSAPPPAPPLPGCAEPPPAPPLPGDLPPPPPPPPLSTDGPVPPPPPPPPGGPPDTLGGQDPEIGPGVKAKKPIQTKFRMPLLNWVALKPNQITGTVFTELNDEKVLQELDMNDFEEQFKTRSQGPSLDLSTLKGKAAHKAPTKATLIEANRAKNLAITLRKGNLGADRICQAIETYDLQTLSLDFLELLTRFLPTEYERSLIAKFEKEQRPMEELSEEDRFMLRFSRIQRLPERMNTLTFLGNFPDTAQLLMPQLNAIIAASMSIKSSDKLRQILEIVLAFGNYMNSSKRGAAYGFRLQSLDALLEMKSTDRKQTLLHYLVKVIAEKYPQLTGFHSDLHFLDKAGSVSLDSVLGDVRSLQRGLELTQREFVRQDDCLVLKEFLRTNSPTMDKLLADSKTAQEAYESVVEYFGENPKTTSPSMFFSLFSRFTKAYKKAEQEVEQWKKEAAADTSGREEPPAPKSPPKARRQQMDLISELKRKQQKEPLIYESDRDGAIEDIITVLKTVPFTARTGKRTSRLLCEASLGEEMPL; from the exons GAGCGGTTTCAAGTCAAGAATCCCCCCGCAGCTTACATTCAGAAGCTGAAGAGCTACCTGGATACTGGTGGGGTCAGCCGAAAGGTAGCAGCTGATTGGATGTCCAATCTGGGG TTTAAGAGGCGAGTTCAGGAGTCTACACAGGTGCTGCGGGAGCTGGAGACGTCCCTGAGGACAAACCACATTGG GTGGGTGCAGGAGTTCCTCAATGAAGAGAACCGTGGTCTGGATGTCCTGCTTGAGTATCTGGCCTTCGCCCAATGCTCTGTCAC GTACGACATGGAGAACACAGACACTGTGGCCTCTACCGCAGAGAAGAGCAAGCCTCTGGACCAGTCCGTCGAAGACCTCACTAAGGCACCACCCCCATCTGTGCCCAAAAATCGCCTGACCATCAA GCTGACGACGGCCCACAGTAGGAAGGCCCTGAGGAATTCCCGAATTGTCAGCCAGAAGGATGATGTCCACGTGTGCATTATGTGTCTGAGAGCCATCATGAACTATCAG TCCGGCTTCAGCCTTGTTATGAACCACCCAGCCTGTGTCAATGAGATCGCTCTAAGCCTTAACAACAAGAACCCCAG AACCAAGGCTctggtgctggagctgctggCAGCCGTGTGCCTGGTGCGGGGAGGACACGACATCATTCTTGCAGCCTTTGACAACTTCAAGGAG GTGTGCGGAGAACAGTACCGCTTCGAGAAGCTGATGGAATATTTCCGAAATGAAGACAGCAACATTGACTTTCTG GTGGCTTGCATGCAGTTCATCAACATCGTGGTCCACTCAGTGGAGAACATGAACTTCCGTGTCTTCTTGCAATATGAATTCACTCACCTGGGTCTGGACCTGTACTTGGAG AGGCTCCGGCTCACCGAGAGTGACAAGCTGCAGGTGCAGATCCAGGCGTACCTGGATAACGTTTTCGATGTGGGCACACTGCTGGAGGACACAGAGACCAAGAACGCAGTCCTGGAGCACATGGAGGAGCTGCAGGAGCAGGTGGCAACG CTGACAGAGCGGCTTCGGGACGCAGAGAACGACTCCATGGCCAAGATCGCTGAACTGGAGAAGCAGCTAAGCCAGGCCCGCAAGGAATTGGAGACCCTGAGG GAGCGTTTCAGCGAATCGACCCCCATGGGCACTGCCAGACGTATCCCTGAGCCTGAGAAAGTGCCTGCCCCTACTATGGTGCGACGACCCTCAGCTCTAGAACTGAAAGTGGAGGAGCTTGAGGAAAAGGGGTTAATTCGAATCCTGAGGGGGCCCGGGGATGTCGTCTCCATCGAGATCCTCCCAGGAGCGGTGGCGACACCAAGCGGTGACAATGCACCAACTCCGGGGGTACCCGCTGACTCTCCTAGCCCAG AGTCAGTTCCCGGAGCAGCATCAGCAtcaccaccgccaccgccaccgccactaCCTAACCTCCAGTCCCAGCAGGAAGCGCTTCCCTCTGCACCCCCGCCGGCCCCGCCCCTCCCAGGCTGCGCAGAGCCTCCACCTGCACCACCGTTGCCTGGAGACCTgccgcccccaccccctccacccccacttaGTACTGATGGACCAgtgccacctccacccccaccacctccagGAGGCCCCCCTGATACCCTTGGAGGACAAGACCCAGAGATAGGCCCAG GGGTGAAGGCCAAGAAACCCATCCAGACCAAATTCCGGATGCCATTGCTAAACTGGGTGGCGCTGAAACCCAATCAGATCACAGGCACTGTCTTCACTGAGCTCAATGACGAGAAAGTGTTACAG GAGCTGGACATGAATGACTTCGAGGAGCAATTCAAGACCAGATCTCAAGGCCCCAGCCTGGACCTCAGCACCCTGAAGGGAAAAGCAGCCCACAAAGCTCCCACCAAGGCAACCCTCATTGAGGCCAACCGGGCCAAGAATTTGGCCATCACCCTACGCAAGGGCAACCTAGGGGCAGACAGAATCTGCCAGGCCATTGAGAC GTATGACCTACAGACTCTCAGcctggatttcctggagctgttGACCCGCTTCCTGCCCACGGAATACGAGCGTAGCCTTATAGCCAAGTTTGAGAAGGAACAGCGGCCGATGGAGGAGTTGTCAGAAGAGGATCGCTTCATGCTGCGCTTCAGCCGCATCCAGAGACTGCCAGAGCGCATGAACACGCTCACCTTCCTGGGCAACTTTCCAGACACGGCCCAGCTGCTCATGCCG CAACTGAACGCCATCATCGCAGCCTCAATGTCCATCAAGTCCTCTGACAAGCTGCGCCAGATCTTGGAG ATTGTCCTGGCTTTTGGCAACTACATGAACAGCAGTAAGCGGGGGGCAGCCTATGGTTTCCGACTTCAGAGTCTGGATGCG TTATTGGAGATGAAGTCGACGGACCGAAAACAGACATTGCTGCACTACTTGGTGAAGGTCATTGCTGAGAAGTACCCACAACTCACGGGCTTTCACAGCGACCTGCACTTCTTGGACAAGGCAGGCTCAG TGTCCTTGGACAGTGTCCTGGGGGACGTGCGCTCCCTGCAGCGAGGCCTGGAGTTGACACAGCGAGAGTTTGTGCGGCAGGATGACTGTCTGGTGCTCAAGGAGTTCCTGAGGACCAACTCCCCCACCATGGACAAGCTGCTAGCAGACAGCAAGACGGCTCAG GAGGCCTACGAGTCGGTAGTGGAGTACTTTGGAGAAAACCCCAAGACCACATCCCCTTCCatgtttttttccctcttcagCCGGTTCACCAAGGCCTATAAG AAAGCAGAGCAAGAGGTGgaacagtggaagaaagaagcagCTGCGGATACCTCAGGCAGGGAAGAGCCTCCAGCACCCAAG TCTCCGCCCAAGGCCAGGCGACAACAGATGGACCTCATCTCTGAGCTGAAACGGAAGCAGCAGAAAGAGCCACTCATCTACGAGAGTGACCGAGATGGGGCCATTGAAGACATCATCACAG TGCTCAAGACAGTGCCCTTCACCGCCCGCACCGGCAAGCGGACATCCCGGCtcctctgtgaggccagcctgggagaggAGATGCCCCTCTAG
- the Fmnl1 gene encoding formin-like protein 1 isoform X2 gives MGNAAGSAEQPAGPTASPPKQPAAPKQPMPAAGELEERFTRVLNCMNLPPDKVQLLSQYDNEKKWELICDQERFQVKNPPAAYIQKLKSYLDTGGVSRKVAADWMSNLGFKRRVQESTQVLRELETSLRTNHIGWVQEFLNEENRGLDVLLEYLAFAQCSVTYDMENTDTVASTAEKSKPLDQSVEDLTKAPPPSVPKNRLTIKCPPSPRLTTAHSRKALRNSRIVSQKDDVHVCIMCLRAIMNYQSGFSLVMNHPACVNEIALSLNNKNPRTKALVLELLAAVCLVRGGHDIILAAFDNFKEVCGEQYRFEKLMEYFRNEDSNIDFLVACMQFINIVVHSVENMNFRVFLQYEFTHLGLDLYLERLRLTESDKLQVQIQAYLDNVFDVGTLLEDTETKNAVLEHMEELQEQVATLTERLRDAENDSMAKIAELEKQLSQARKELETLRERFSESTPMGTARRIPEPEKVPAPTMVRRPSALELKVEELEEKGLIRILRGPGDVVSIEILPGAVATPSGDNAPTPGVPADSPSPESVPGAASASPPPPPPPLPNLQSQQEALPSAPPPAPPLPGCAEPPPAPPLPGDLPPPPPPPPLSTDGPVPPPPPPPPGGPPDTLGGQDPEIGPGVKAKKPIQTKFRMPLLNWVALKPNQITGTVFTELNDEKVLQELDMNDFEEQFKTRSQGPSLDLSTLKGKAAHKAPTKATLIEANRAKNLAITLRKGNLGADRICQAIETYDLQTLSLDFLELLTRFLPTEYERSLIAKFEKEQRPMEELSEEDRFMLRFSRIQRLPERMNTLTFLGNFPDTAQLLMPQLNAIIAASMSIKSSDKLRQILEIVLAFGNYMNSSKRGAAYGFRLQSLDALLEMKSTDRKQTLLHYLVKVIAEKYPQLTGFHSDLHFLDKAGSVSLDSVLGDVRSLQRGLELTQREFVRQDDCLVLKEFLRTNSPTMDKLLADSKTAQEAYESVVEYFGENPKTTSPSMFFSLFSRFTKAYKKAEQEVEQWKKEAAADTSGREEPPAPKSPPKARRQQMDLISELKRKQQKEPLIYESDRDGAIEDIITDLRNQPYIRADTGRRSARRRPPGPPLQVTADLSL, from the exons GAGCGGTTTCAAGTCAAGAATCCCCCCGCAGCTTACATTCAGAAGCTGAAGAGCTACCTGGATACTGGTGGGGTCAGCCGAAAGGTAGCAGCTGATTGGATGTCCAATCTGGGG TTTAAGAGGCGAGTTCAGGAGTCTACACAGGTGCTGCGGGAGCTGGAGACGTCCCTGAGGACAAACCACATTGG GTGGGTGCAGGAGTTCCTCAATGAAGAGAACCGTGGTCTGGATGTCCTGCTTGAGTATCTGGCCTTCGCCCAATGCTCTGTCAC GTACGACATGGAGAACACAGACACTGTGGCCTCTACCGCAGAGAAGAGCAAGCCTCTGGACCAGTCCGTCGAAGACCTCACTAAGGCACCACCCCCATCTGTGCCCAAAAATCGCCTGACCATCAA GTGCCCCCCTTCTCCCCG GCTGACGACGGCCCACAGTAGGAAGGCCCTGAGGAATTCCCGAATTGTCAGCCAGAAGGATGATGTCCACGTGTGCATTATGTGTCTGAGAGCCATCATGAACTATCAG TCCGGCTTCAGCCTTGTTATGAACCACCCAGCCTGTGTCAATGAGATCGCTCTAAGCCTTAACAACAAGAACCCCAG AACCAAGGCTctggtgctggagctgctggCAGCCGTGTGCCTGGTGCGGGGAGGACACGACATCATTCTTGCAGCCTTTGACAACTTCAAGGAG GTGTGCGGAGAACAGTACCGCTTCGAGAAGCTGATGGAATATTTCCGAAATGAAGACAGCAACATTGACTTTCTG GTGGCTTGCATGCAGTTCATCAACATCGTGGTCCACTCAGTGGAGAACATGAACTTCCGTGTCTTCTTGCAATATGAATTCACTCACCTGGGTCTGGACCTGTACTTGGAG AGGCTCCGGCTCACCGAGAGTGACAAGCTGCAGGTGCAGATCCAGGCGTACCTGGATAACGTTTTCGATGTGGGCACACTGCTGGAGGACACAGAGACCAAGAACGCAGTCCTGGAGCACATGGAGGAGCTGCAGGAGCAGGTGGCAACG CTGACAGAGCGGCTTCGGGACGCAGAGAACGACTCCATGGCCAAGATCGCTGAACTGGAGAAGCAGCTAAGCCAGGCCCGCAAGGAATTGGAGACCCTGAGG GAGCGTTTCAGCGAATCGACCCCCATGGGCACTGCCAGACGTATCCCTGAGCCTGAGAAAGTGCCTGCCCCTACTATGGTGCGACGACCCTCAGCTCTAGAACTGAAAGTGGAGGAGCTTGAGGAAAAGGGGTTAATTCGAATCCTGAGGGGGCCCGGGGATGTCGTCTCCATCGAGATCCTCCCAGGAGCGGTGGCGACACCAAGCGGTGACAATGCACCAACTCCGGGGGTACCCGCTGACTCTCCTAGCCCAG AGTCAGTTCCCGGAGCAGCATCAGCAtcaccaccgccaccgccaccgccactaCCTAACCTCCAGTCCCAGCAGGAAGCGCTTCCCTCTGCACCCCCGCCGGCCCCGCCCCTCCCAGGCTGCGCAGAGCCTCCACCTGCACCACCGTTGCCTGGAGACCTgccgcccccaccccctccacccccacttaGTACTGATGGACCAgtgccacctccacccccaccacctccagGAGGCCCCCCTGATACCCTTGGAGGACAAGACCCAGAGATAGGCCCAG GGGTGAAGGCCAAGAAACCCATCCAGACCAAATTCCGGATGCCATTGCTAAACTGGGTGGCGCTGAAACCCAATCAGATCACAGGCACTGTCTTCACTGAGCTCAATGACGAGAAAGTGTTACAG GAGCTGGACATGAATGACTTCGAGGAGCAATTCAAGACCAGATCTCAAGGCCCCAGCCTGGACCTCAGCACCCTGAAGGGAAAAGCAGCCCACAAAGCTCCCACCAAGGCAACCCTCATTGAGGCCAACCGGGCCAAGAATTTGGCCATCACCCTACGCAAGGGCAACCTAGGGGCAGACAGAATCTGCCAGGCCATTGAGAC GTATGACCTACAGACTCTCAGcctggatttcctggagctgttGACCCGCTTCCTGCCCACGGAATACGAGCGTAGCCTTATAGCCAAGTTTGAGAAGGAACAGCGGCCGATGGAGGAGTTGTCAGAAGAGGATCGCTTCATGCTGCGCTTCAGCCGCATCCAGAGACTGCCAGAGCGCATGAACACGCTCACCTTCCTGGGCAACTTTCCAGACACGGCCCAGCTGCTCATGCCG CAACTGAACGCCATCATCGCAGCCTCAATGTCCATCAAGTCCTCTGACAAGCTGCGCCAGATCTTGGAG ATTGTCCTGGCTTTTGGCAACTACATGAACAGCAGTAAGCGGGGGGCAGCCTATGGTTTCCGACTTCAGAGTCTGGATGCG TTATTGGAGATGAAGTCGACGGACCGAAAACAGACATTGCTGCACTACTTGGTGAAGGTCATTGCTGAGAAGTACCCACAACTCACGGGCTTTCACAGCGACCTGCACTTCTTGGACAAGGCAGGCTCAG TGTCCTTGGACAGTGTCCTGGGGGACGTGCGCTCCCTGCAGCGAGGCCTGGAGTTGACACAGCGAGAGTTTGTGCGGCAGGATGACTGTCTGGTGCTCAAGGAGTTCCTGAGGACCAACTCCCCCACCATGGACAAGCTGCTAGCAGACAGCAAGACGGCTCAG GAGGCCTACGAGTCGGTAGTGGAGTACTTTGGAGAAAACCCCAAGACCACATCCCCTTCCatgtttttttccctcttcagCCGGTTCACCAAGGCCTATAAG AAAGCAGAGCAAGAGGTGgaacagtggaagaaagaagcagCTGCGGATACCTCAGGCAGGGAAGAGCCTCCAGCACCCAAG TCTCCGCCCAAGGCCAGGCGACAACAGATGGACCTCATCTCTGAGCTGAAACGGAAGCAGCAGAAAGAGCCACTCATCTACGAGAGTGACCGAGATGGGGCCATTGAAGACATCATCACAG ATCTTCGGAACCAGCCCTACATCCGGGCAGACACAGGACGCCGAAGTGCTCGCCGGCGACCCCCAGGACCCCCACTTCAGGTCACTGCTGACCTCTCGCTGTAG